CTGGAAGAAGTAACACGATTTCTTTGCTCACGACATGACCGCTGGGTTTGGGGGGCACTCAGATGTAGAGGCCCCGGTCTCATCTCgcccactcccagcctggggaagaaggcTCACCCCTCAGATTCCACCCCATCCCCACAGAGTCCCTGATAACCTGGTCCCATGGGTGGGCCTGTCCTGGGGCATTGGTGGCATTCTGGGGGCATGTCTCTTGctgtgccatctctgcctccccctggtaagagctctgtcttcctcttcctataGGAAAAGAAGGCAAACAATGAGAAACAGAAAGCCGAAAGGGAGCTAGAGGTGAGTGGAGGGTGTGAAGTTTTCTCCTGTCCTCCGGggaatgtttctttccttctctttcagcaCTTGCTTGGCTTTTCTCCCAAAGGTTCAAATCCAGACATTGAACGTACAGAAAGGGAAACTAAGTACGGACCTGTATCGCACGAAACGCTCGCTCAGATACTTTGAAGGTGGGAATCTGGGCGCCCTGTCATCCTTCAGCCTGGCACTTTGACAGGTCTTTAGGGGAGTCCTTTGGGCCCCATCTCACATCTGTCATTACAGAACAGACCAAGGATCTGGCTGGTCGCCTGCAACATTCATTGCAGCGTAAAGGAGAGTTACAGCGGACTCTGTCTGCTGTCACCGCCACACAGAAGAAGGTGGACAGAGTGAGTCTGACCACCTGCCCCGTCCCTGGGAGCCTGGCTTCGCAGATGGAGGAGTGAGCCTAAAGGTCCCTTCTGCAGGATGGAGTGTCCTGCCCAGAAGGCGGCATGGCCATGTCTCGCTGCTTTTGTGTCTGGTTGTTAGAGGCAGCCTGGGGCTGAGTCAGCTGCTGTGGGTGAGTTGGGGGGTGCGGTGGGGAGCGAGCACTGGACACTGAACTTGGAGGCCAAGTGCCTGCCCTGCCCTTACCTGGCTGTGGTCTTGGCCAAGTCCTAGGTGCGGTTGGGTACTTTACTCGTGAAGATACAGAAGAGTACCTTTAGTATGTTACCATTTCTGTAGAGAGAggaaacctgtgtgtgtgtgtgtgtgtgtgtgtgtgtgtgtgtgtgtacatactaTGATAATATACAGAAAACATGTCTGCAAGGTTCATAAAAAATTCAGGAGAGAGCCATAGGTGGCTGGGAGATACTTCCCTTCTGTACCTTCTGAGTTTTGAACTATGCGAATGTATCATCCTTTCAAACAGTGAACAAAAGATTCATTTTCCCCTTCCTATCTGTACCCCCATCCCCAGCAAGAAAAATGGGCTTAGAGAATTGGATAGACCTGGgcgttcaaatcccagctctgcctaaGTGATGTTAGGCAAGTGCTTAACCTCAAATACTCCATGTGTTTTCATGTACACAATAGAGGTCATCATAGTAACTGTCTCCTATGGTGGTTGTGAGAATAAATGGGATTGCTAGCATGGTACCTGGTGAAACACTCCATAAAGGTTCAGACAGTGgtagtaataacagtaataacaatagcaatattatctgatctctctgggcctctgttagCCAGCTGTAAATTCGATCTCTTTCCCTGTCCCTTCCAACTTTACTGAGTTCTTTTAAAAACCAGACCACAGACTTGGAAATGCCTCGATCTTTACTGACCGAGTTGCATATTAAGCCTAGCCCTAACCTGTTTAAGGGGCACTGTATGGAATGGCCCAGGTTCACCAGATAGAAACTTCTCACTCTTCACCATCCAGTCCTCGAGCCGCAATAAAGCACGTATGGAGTGGAAGTTAGAGCAGTCCTTACGGGAGCAGGCACTGCTGAAAGCTCAGCTGACACAGGTGAGGTTttgcagaggcagggagggaaggaagatgaCCCCAGGTGGCCAGGAGCAGGTGAGGACCAGTGACAGCCCTTCCTAACTTCTGTGCCCATTCTTGCAGATGAAGGATTCACTCAAACAAGCCCATCTAGAGAGAGACGAATATGTTCAACATCTAAAAGGAGAGAGGGCCCGGTGGCAGCAGAGGATGAGAAAAATGTCCCAGGAGGTGAGATCTGACCCTTCAGCCCCGCCACCTTAGATAGGTCACTGGATGTTTCTGGGcatctgtaacatgggaataTACAGCCAGAGGTGGTCATGGGTCGGGGCtttgtggaggtgggggcagagaggGAGATGGCAGCCTGTCCAGCCACCAGCCCCTCTCTCCAGGGCCCTTTATCCCTGTGCTTTGGGCAGGTTTGCACACTAAAGAAGGAGAAGCAGCATCACATGCGTCTGGTAGAGAAGCTGGAGAGGAGTTTGTCGAAACTAAAAAACCAGATGGGTACGATGGGGCTGATGTGACCTGGGAGCAGGCCTGGCATCGGAGGGGGCTCTGGGGGTGGCTTAGAATGCcccagggaggtgggtggatggaagggcTTTGAGGCAGAAGGAAAGAGGTCTGTGCCAGGAAACAACAAGTCTTGTTATCTCCATGAGCCTGAGTGTCCCCATCAGCAAAGAGGGCCCGTTGTCAGCCACCCACAGTGCTCTCCATCTGAAAGTGGTTTGGAAGATTGGCTGCCATCCGGGTGCGAGGAATCATTAGCAGTGAGGCCAAGTTTGGGGAGCCTGAGAGGAGCTGTGCACCAAgaggagggtttttttgttgttgttgtttgttttgttttgtttttgtttttgagaatccAGAGGCCCTTATTGTCTGCTTCCTTTCTCAGCTAAACCCCTGCCCCCGGAGCCCCCAGCAGTGCCCGCTGAGGAGGAGCTGCAGCACCTGAGGAAGGAACTAGAGAGGGTGTCAGCAGAGCTCCAGGCCCACGTGGAAAACCATCAACACGTAAGTCTCCTGAACCAGCCACAAAAGGAGAGGctcgggaggcaggaggagaggcttcaggagcaggaggagaagcttCAGAAGCAGGAGAGACTTCGAGAGCAGGATGAGAAGCTTCAGCAGCTGGCCGAGCCACAGAGCGGCGTCGAGGAGCTGCTGCGTTGCCCCACCTGCGGAGCCTGCCCTCCTCCCTAGCCCTCCAGGCCTTTGTTTCCCAACTTGTAAAATGGGGCAGTGTAGCCCTCACGTGAAATGTTACTTTTAAAGGCACCTGTGAACCAGAGCCCTGCTCTGGTAGCTGTGGGAGAGAGGGGATGATTTTTCTAACCTGCCTCCACCCTTCCCCGTTCCATGGGAGTCAGACACCAACTTCTGGGGTCTCCAGCTGCAGTGGGTGGCAGCTGATTGCTTCTCTCTgtccagaacaatgagaacaagagCGCACTGCAGTTGGAGCAGCAAGTGGAGGAGCTACAGGAGACGCTGGGCGAGGTGAAGTAGATTGTAACCCCCACCCCATCCAAGAAGGGCTGGGAAGCGGGCACcagcctctggggaggggaggtgcCAGGCCAGAAgcagctccagcctgggggcaggTGACCTCAGCACCCTCCAGGGCAGTCTTATgaccctttcttccttcctaccttctgACTTTTACAGGTGGGTAGCCCTGGGCTCCTCCCAGGTCTGGACATCATCATCCCAGCTAGAGGCATAGAGCCCCCCAATCATAGGGGAACAGACAGTGGAATAAGAGGCTCCttatgccaggcacggtggctcaggcctataatcccagcactttgggaggctgaggcaggagaatctcttgaggtcgggagtttgagatcagcctggccaacatggtaaaatctcatctctactaaaattacaaaaaaaaaaaaaattagctggacatggtggagcatgcctgtaatcccacctactcaggaggctgaggcatgagaatcgcctgagcccaggagatggaggttgcaatgagctgagattgcaccactgcactccagcttgggccacagagtgacactctgtctcaaaacaaaacaaaaatgctccTTAGATTGAAACTGGATTCCAACCTCGGTTCCACTGATCACCATTCAAGTACTTTGCATCTCTAagtctctgtttctttttgagatggagtctcactctgttgcccaggctggagtgcagtggtgcaatcgcagctcactgcaagctccatctcccgggttcacaccattctcctgcctcagtctcccgagtaactgggactacaggcgcctgccaccatgcccagctaagtttttgtattttttagtagagactgggtttcactgtgttagccaggatggtcttgatctcctgacctcatgatgtgctcacctcagcctcccaaagtcctgggattacaggcatgagccaccacgcccagccgcctCTGTTTCTTTAACTTCAAAAGGAAGGTAGCATTTTCCTTACAGAGGagctgaggattaaatgagataatacatggaAAGCATTAGGCCTGTAGCACACTTAGCAGATGGTAGCTGGCTCCCACTGCTTTTCCACCAGTCTGTGGCCTACAGTTTAAATGGTGAAGTAGGGTATGAGAtttgaggctgaggaaggaagcaTGGGGTTCTAGGAAAGGGAGACAGTCACTTAGGCCTGGAGTAAGGGGCCAGGGCCCTGGGCAGGCGACAGAGCCCCACAGTGCCCTCGCTACCCTATTAATGGGCCCAGAATCTGGAAGCCAGCCGCCACTTGCCCTCACACCCAGGGTCTTCCTGCAGGTGGAGCTGAAGAGCCAAAAGGCTCAGAGTCTGCAGCAGCAGCCAGACCATTACCTGGGTCACCTGCAGCAGTCCGTGGCCACCTATCAGCAGCAGGTGGCCGCCTATCAGCAGCTGACCTCTGAGAAGGAGGCGCTGCACAGGCAGTTACTGCAGCAGACCCAGCTAATGAaccagctgcagcagcaggaagcTTGGGGCAAAGCGGTGGCCGAGATGGCCCGCCAAAAGTTACAGGAGACCCGGGGAGGGAGCTGCTGAAGACGGGACCATGAGGGGGACGACCTGGCAAACTCAGTGCCTTCTCACTCTTTCCTGGCCCCTTAGGAGCACCTGGAGGCTGCCagccagcagaagcagcagctgcAGGACCAACTGAGCCTCATGGCTCTCCCTGGGGAAGGTACGGGAGGCCACTCAGAGGAAGAGGACAGAGCCCCAGGAGGAAGGGGGGACTGTTAGCAGCACAGGATTGAGGAGTTGGAAGAGACCTTTAGAACAGCTGGTCATTATGCCGACCGGGTGCCTGCACTAAGTTCGGCATCAATATGGCGACCTCCTGGGAGCGGGGGGGCCACCAAGTTGCCTAAGGATGGCTGAACTGGCCCAGGTCAGAAACAGAGCAGGTCAGAACTCCTGCACCGACCGGTAGTGGGACTGTGCCTGGGCGGTATAGCAAGATCTTGgtccttaaaaggaaaaataaagaacagtagccgggcgcggtggctcaagcctgtaatcccagcactttgggagggcgagacgggcggatcacaaggtcaggagatcgagaccatcctggctaacacggtgaaaccccgtctctactaaaaaatacaaaaaactagccgggcgaggtggcgggcgcctgtagtcccagctactcgggaggctgaggcaggagaatggcgtgaacccgggaggcggagcttgcagtgagctgagatccggccaccgcactccagcttgggtgacagagcgagactccgtctcaaaaaaaaaaaaaaaataaataaataataataataataaaaaataaataaagaacagtaGCTTATTCCTCTCTAGGAGGGGCTGGCTCAGGGTTACATAGTGagggtggaggcagaggtgggcccaCAGTACCTGCCTTGTTGGGTTGTCTGAGGAGCCCTCTGGCCACCCCCTACAGGAGATGGAGGAGAACATCTggacagtgaggaggaggagggacctCGGCCCATGCCGAGCGTCCCAGAGGACCAGGAGAGctgggaggccatggtgagccTGACTCCCCCCGCACCCATTTTACCACCTTCCTCTGTGGTCCCTGCAAGACCCCTTTATGCTCTTACTTTCCCTGCCTTCTGATTTCTCTGGACCCTCATCCCTTCCGAGAGCCAGTGGTCAGACACCATTTCACCTGTGACGAACTGAGGCCCCAAGGGAAGGGGCTGCGCTCCACCCCTCTGCCCCGTTTGTTCTGTGTATGCCCCTACAAGAATGCTCACGTCTTGCCCTCAGGTGGCATGTTTCAAATCCGCTGGAGCCAGTGCCCAGGAGGAGCAGGCAGGGTTACGAGAGCGGGTGACAGAGCAGAGGGTGTGCTGCCAGCACCAGCTTACCTGGTGGCCTCGGCCCAGAAGGAGCCAGAGGCAGCGGTCCCAGCCCCAGGGACTGGGGGCGAGTCTGTGAGTGCGGAGACCCACCGGGCCCTGCAGAAAGTCATGGAGAAGCTGGCCCATGCCAGGACTCACCTCCAGCTTCTCCATGACTTACTTGAAAATGCCACCTGAGGGCAGGTCGCTGCCGAGATGTGACCCCATTATTTTGGCTCCAGAGCGGCTTTATGGACCACCGGGAGGAGATGGTGGACCTGAGTGAGCTGGTGGAGAAACCCGAACTTCCCTTCATCGAATACTGGGGAGAGAGATGCCATCAGTgagtgggaggccagggcagggcagggggagcTGCAGGGCCTTCGGAGGGGCCCCAGCGTCTGAGCCCTGTCCTCCCGCAGGAATGTTCATCAGCTTCTAACAGAGGCAGGGGGCAGTGCCGAGGATGCAGCAATGGGAGGAGGACATCATCAGGCTGGTCCGGCACAGGGAGGAGATGAAGGTAGGGTGTGCAACATCtctgcaggggtgggggtgggcaccGGCCGCGGTGTGACAGCTGAGCACCCCTCCCTCCAGGTGAAGCTGCTGGCGCTGCAGGAGATGCTGTTATGGTTGGCAGCGACTACAACAACAAGCACAGCAAACTCCTGATCTCTGCCCAGAACCCTGCTCATGAGCCCCGTCCAAGAGCCCCAGCCCCCCAGGAGCTTGGGGCTGCCCACAAGCATGGCGGTGAATAGAGCCCTCAGGCGGGGCGGGCAGGCAGGAGCAGGGGGTGCTGGCGCTGCACTCAGATCCCCGCCTCCCTCTCTCCAAAGATCTTTGTGAGCTGAGCCTCAGCGTCAGCGCCGAGACTGGGCAAGGAGAAGCCAGGGAGGGGTCTCCCCACAACAACCCCACTGCTCAGCCCATCACGCAGGAGCACCAGGAGCACCAGGAGCACCCAGGCTTGGGCAGCAACCGCTGCGTGCCGTTCTTTTGCTGGGCCTGGCTGCCAAGAAGAAGGAGATAAACATCACCGTCATCAAAGAGCTGGtcaagaaactttttaaaaagaaacaaagttatGGGGTTAATCTCCTACACAATTCATTTAGTTCATTTGAATGTTAGAGCCACTCTTGATTATTTGTGTTTCTAGTTTGTAGTTTAAGTTTAtttgtaaaaagttaaaagagaTTGGGTGTCTGTGGCTTTCACTGAGGTTCACTCTGGCAtcctttagcattttcttttttaatttcataattgtAGGTCATTAGCATGTATATCGAGTTTGCCCTTACGTGGTGGGAGTTCAAACACCCAAAGAACCACTGTTTGCACAGAACTATTCTCGCTGGTTTGGAATACGCTGCCATGCTTTTGTAATGTTATTATAGCATGTATGTTCATTACAGAATTCAGATAAAATTTGCTTATGTTCTGCTACTGTTTGATCCAATCTTAATCACAGTGAGCCCTTCATTAGCTCAATATGCGGTTTGCCCTCAAGTGTGCACTGTTGATTACTTTGTAGGGACATATTTTGTGCAGTATTTATGTGATCGTGCCTATGcatgaggaatgaatgaatttcaGTCACACATTCCCTAAATCATAACTTGATGATGCTTGGGAAAGACTCAACAGTTAAAACTTCATGAGGTTCTAATGTCTGTGTCCAAAACACATCACAGTATTAGGATGTAGGGAGATATGTACGTGTGCTCCCTGGGGTGGGGATTTCTAGTTACTAGACCATCTCCATTTTCAGCATTTGGCATCCTCATGATACTTTTATAAATATGACGTTAACAGGAGACTAAAATACGATTTTACTGATGAATAACAGATTTGCCTGCATtcactgaaagagcacaaatattGGGTACTGTGACTTCAACTGATTCTTCCaaattgtatgaatatatcagtGTATTAGATAAGCCCAGTttcagaataataaagaaaaaatgttagacCAAATAATGTGACTAATTAACAGTGGTACAATTTCTAGCCCGTGGGTTTAAAATGCACTTAAAGTCCTGttcttgccttttattttctgaacttcCTGCTTTTGCATTCTTTGAGTTCAGTTTAAAGACCGTTACTTTAAGTCCATTTTAAACCCTCAGGCTAGAAACTGGACCACTGTGAATTAGCCACATTATTTTGtgtaatgtttttttctttatcattctgaAACTGGGTTTACCGAATACattgataaattatttcaaaggtACTTTTGTCGTTGAAATCACTTCACTTTTACCCTGATAAACATCAGTGACTGGGCATGACCTTCAGATAGTGTTTAGCATCTGTGACCAATCTGACCATACTGTGTTCATCAGGTGCCGATGGGTTAAATCACACGCTGGCATATTTCAGCTGAATGTCCATctggaaaataaatttactgtGTTAACTGAAATTCCACTCTTTGTGTAGGTATTTGGCATATATTTAAGAAACAGCTAAAAAGGATGGAAATCGTAGGACAATAACTTAAGTCTTTCTTTAAAGTGCACGCAGTCTTTTGCGATACCTCATTCAGCCAAGTATTTGTGCTCTTCCTCATTCAGTGTAAGGCAGCTTTCAATTTGCTTAGAAGGCAACATTGGAAGGTTAGAGTTCATCAGAAACATAGAATGTTAAAATGTGAGTTCAACTGActaaatttgaattttcttaGGAAGAATCAAAACACCTATTTAAAGATTGCAATATATAGtaaccatttttaaagtatttaattaaACCTGATAGgttttccagaaatgaaaaaaaaaaaaaaatcagctctaATACCAAAgctgatttttagaaaatttgaacATGTAAATCCGCCCTATCCATAATATAGTTTCTCTAAAACTTTATcttagtcattttaaaataatataactatTAAAAAAGTAACTGCTATCAATGTTCTGaaataagttaaaacattttaaaacatgaacaCTGTAGTTTAAAAGAAACGGTGGgaaggaaaagtagagaaagaaatgcCAATTCCAGTCCAAAGCTTTATCTGCCAAGTTTTCTTAGAATGACTTAGCAATTTATGAATTCTTGTAAACAATGTATAAGGAAATACTGAAAGACTTTTGCTTAAAGTGGCATTATTGTCTGCTGGTGTCATGCTACTGTAATGTAATAAATTCTTAAGTTGTTGCAAAGTGCTGTTTTtgccttaaaattttattttgcgtGTCTTGAAAACTGTGGTATTAAAGGTATTGATACTGTGCAAATGCTGGGCATGCCTGGCATGAGATAAtctctttcatttttacaaaCTTGTAATAAAACTATGCAAGTGTttattaaaagaacacaaaatagaaaaagttatgGGATTAAAAAAAGTTATGGGGTGAAAAAGTTATGggataaaaaatgtaaaaaagttgTGGCAAAAAAACCTTTggcaaaaaagtagaaaaaagtttcatgaaaagttgcaaaaaaattatgaaaaagaagttctgggatttaaaaaacaagtcatgggataaaaataaaaattaaaagcaggcCCCTGTCAGCAAAACTTGGAGAGGTGGGGCTGAAGTCTCCACCGCCACCATGTCCCTACCACCCCTTCCCAGTCACCCCTTTACAATTAGGGTAGCAAGACAAGACCTCTGTCTAATGGGGAAAGACAAATAGACCCTTTGCCACCTTGACCAGGGCTGAGTCCTTACATTTCTGGATGACAATGATTGTTATTTAAGAGCCAGAGGCTGGTGGAGTTGGCGGGGGCTGTCCGCAGGCCGGGCAGGACAGGGAGGCTCACTGGAGGTGCTGCACTTTGGAGGGGCAATGTCAGGGGACAGCTTTCTCTTGTTGGGACACAGGACTCCAGAAGGACAGCACGGCGACTGATTCCCAGCACTAGAGGCGAGGCGGCCAGCCACATGtaggagagtgtgtgtgtgtgtgtgtgtgtgtgtgtgtgtgtgtgtgtgtgtgtattccttcctgcctgcctgccttcctcctttccttccttcctcccttcctccctccctttctctctctctctctctctctctctctctctctctatttctctctttctttctttcttcttttttttgatggagtcttgctctgttgcccaggctacagtgcagtggtgcgatctcggcttactgcaaagctccgcctcccgggttcacaccattctcctgcctcagtctctggagtagctgtgactacaggcacccgccaccatgctcggctaatttttgtatttttagtagagatggggttttgccattggtcaggctggtctcaaactcctgaactcaagtgttccacctgcctcggctcccaaaatgctggaattacacgcatgagccactatgACAAATTCCTATGTCCCCAAgccatcccccccaaaaaaagtacTGAACCAAGGGTCCACATATAAGCAGCCACGTGCAAGAAAGGAAAGGCAGGTGATAAAGGACTCTGTTAAATAACACCAAAAGGGTACAATAAAGCTTCTGAGGTTCCAATTTGGGCCAAGACAAGGGACAATTTGTAACAAATaaatgacactaaaaaaaaaagaccaggaatTAAGAGACTTAAGGGTCACATTATCTAAATATAATCCTGGctcaaagaaaaattacaaaatgacaTGTATGAAACCATCAAGAAAATCTGAACACTAACTGGCTATTAGATGATATTCAGGGACTATTGTTAAATGTATTGGGTGTGATAATGAAATTgtggttatatatttttctaatccttttcagttagaaaaatgtatttgttaataaaatgatattattttatttaaaaatactccagcgagaggccaggcacagtggctcatgcctgtaatcccagcactttgggaggccaaggcgggcagatcacgaggtcaggagtttgagaccatcctggctaatatggtgaaacttcatctctactaaaaatacaaaaaattagctgagcatggtggtgggcgcctgtagtcccagctactcaggaggctgaggcaggagaatggcatgaacccgggaggcagagcttgcaatga
The window above is part of the Macaca fascicularis isolate 582-1 chromosome 7, T2T-MFA8v1.1 genome. Proteins encoded here:
- the LOC102132041 gene encoding putative golgin subfamily A member 8F, yielding MFLSFSFSTCLAFLPKVQIQTLNVQKGKLSTDLYRTKRSLRYFEEQTKDLAGRLQHSLQRKGELQRTLSAVTATQKKVDRSSSRNKARMEWKLEQSLREQALLKAQLTQMKDSLKQAHLERDEYVQHLKGERARWQQRMRKMSQEVCTLKKEKQHHMRLVEKLERSLSKLKNQMAKPLPPEPPAVPAEEELQHLRKELERVSAELQAHVENHQHNNENKSALQLEQQVEELQETLGEEHLEAASQQKQQLQDQLSLMALPGEGDGGEHLDSEEEEGPRPMPSVPEDQESWEAMSGFMDHREEMVDLSELVEKPELPFIEYWGERCHQNVHQLLTEAGGSAEDAAMGGGHHQAGPAQGGDEGEAAGAAGDAVMVGSDYNNKHSKLLISAQNPAHEPRPRAPAPQELGAAHKHGDLCELSLSVSAETGQGEAREGSPHNNPTAQPITQEHQEHQEHPGLGSNRCVPFFCWAWLPRRRR